A single genomic interval of Dysidea avara chromosome 8, odDysAvar1.4, whole genome shotgun sequence harbors:
- the LOC136263450 gene encoding uncharacterized protein isoform X2 has translation MENLQGYSKDDIAIMALYANDYTRNVQLTSLKQTARNNTTKAPIHAHLEDNDESRKDSDIDQTMNADNLLLQSCSKNTSRNLHVPIRDNITVNQSMRGNRSLESIRRRRKDRITKTKDKHNINKGPEIEFSSKFKKRLSQSPYSPLPVGVVEEDILSETDCCSQASLQLDTRGGELQQNEADYASLAIVSEKHPNRALLLDPILIPVEEPKVIFNTGDLVHDSKCTQLVLAARHERNQALQVVQTYRDLAEKIQEEKRKAQDELETRVETVRNFWRNEVVEGQSRSGKILRAALFRKKDAAN, from the exons ATGGAGAATTTACAAGGGTACTCCAAAGACGACATCGCAATCATG GCATTGTACGCCAATGATTATACTCGTAACGTTCAGCTGACGTCTCTAAAGCAGACTGCAAGAAATAACACGACCAAGGCGCCTATTCACGCACACTTG GAAGACAATGATGAATCGCGCAAAGACAGTGACATAGATCAGACAATGAATGCGGATAATTTACTACTACAGAGTTGCAGCAAAAATACTTCTAGGAATTTGCACGTGCCTATTAGAGACAACATTACAGTGAACCAATCAATG AGGGGGAATAGGTCCTTGGAGTctataagaagaagaagaaaagaccGAATAACCAAAACAAAAGATAAACATAATATTAATAAAGGACCAGAAATTGAATTTTCCAGCAAGTTCAAAAAACGTCTAAGCCAGTCCCCATATTCCCCCTTACCTGTTGGAGTAGTAGAGGAAGACATTCTCTCAGAAACTGACTGTTGTTCCCAAGCTTCATTACAGTTAGACACAAGAGGTGGTGAATTACAGCAAAATGAAGCTGACTATGCCAGCTTAGCCATAGTAAGTGAAAAACACCCCAATAGAGCTCTTTTATTGGATCCCATCCTAATCCCTGTTGAAGAACCTAAAGTCATTTTTAATACAGGAGATCTTGTTCATGATAGTAAGTGTACCCAACTAGTTCTTGCAGCAAGACATGAAAGAAATCAAGCACTTCAAGTTGTGCAAACTTATCGTGATTTAGCAGAGAAAATCCAAGAAGAGAAACGAAAGGCACAAGATGAACTTGAAACCAGAGTAGAAACTGTTCGTAATTTCTGGAGAAATGAGGTGGTTGAAGGACAAAGTAGATCTGGGAAGATTTTAAGGGCTGCACTGTTCAGAAAGAAAGATGCTGCAAATTAG
- the LOC136263450 gene encoding uncharacterized protein isoform X1 produces MENLQGYSKDDIAIMALYANDYTRNVQLTSLKQTARNNTTKAPIHAHLEDNDESRKDSDIDQTMNADNLLLQSCSKNTSRNLHVPIRDNITVNQSMTFTKESAASPKSRDHVVQCHMETRKRGNRSLESIRRRRKDRITKTKDKHNINKGPEIEFSSKFKKRLSQSPYSPLPVGVVEEDILSETDCCSQASLQLDTRGGELQQNEADYASLAIVSEKHPNRALLLDPILIPVEEPKVIFNTGDLVHDSKCTQLVLAARHERNQALQVVQTYRDLAEKIQEEKRKAQDELETRVETVRNFWRNEVVEGQSRSGKILRAALFRKKDAAN; encoded by the exons ATGGAGAATTTACAAGGGTACTCCAAAGACGACATCGCAATCATG GCATTGTACGCCAATGATTATACTCGTAACGTTCAGCTGACGTCTCTAAAGCAGACTGCAAGAAATAACACGACCAAGGCGCCTATTCACGCACACTTG GAAGACAATGATGAATCGCGCAAAGACAGTGACATAGATCAGACAATGAATGCGGATAATTTACTACTACAGAGTTGCAGCAAAAATACTTCTAGGAATTTGCACGTGCCTATTAGAGACAACATTACAGTGAACCAATCAATG ACTTTTACTAAAGAATCAGCTGCTTCACCTAAATCAAGAGATCATGTGGTACAGTGTCACATGGAAACCAGAAAG AGGGGGAATAGGTCCTTGGAGTctataagaagaagaagaaaagaccGAATAACCAAAACAAAAGATAAACATAATATTAATAAAGGACCAGAAATTGAATTTTCCAGCAAGTTCAAAAAACGTCTAAGCCAGTCCCCATATTCCCCCTTACCTGTTGGAGTAGTAGAGGAAGACATTCTCTCAGAAACTGACTGTTGTTCCCAAGCTTCATTACAGTTAGACACAAGAGGTGGTGAATTACAGCAAAATGAAGCTGACTATGCCAGCTTAGCCATAGTAAGTGAAAAACACCCCAATAGAGCTCTTTTATTGGATCCCATCCTAATCCCTGTTGAAGAACCTAAAGTCATTTTTAATACAGGAGATCTTGTTCATGATAGTAAGTGTACCCAACTAGTTCTTGCAGCAAGACATGAAAGAAATCAAGCACTTCAAGTTGTGCAAACTTATCGTGATTTAGCAGAGAAAATCCAAGAAGAGAAACGAAAGGCACAAGATGAACTTGAAACCAGAGTAGAAACTGTTCGTAATTTCTGGAGAAATGAGGTGGTTGAAGGACAAAGTAGATCTGGGAAGATTTTAAGGGCTGCACTGTTCAGAAAGAAAGATGCTGCAAATTAG